In one window of Nicotiana tabacum cultivar K326 chromosome 12, ASM71507v2, whole genome shotgun sequence DNA:
- the LOC142167020 gene encoding uncharacterized protein LOC142167020, whose product MVTSWLRNSLSKEIGDSVIYSKSVKVLWNSLEHRFGQTNGAKLYQLQKKISMLIQGNNTIAGYFTTLKKLWNELDSLNSDLARGNILMMNPLPGIDFAYSLLLQDENQRDIHARPHFNADASSFMVGVQGRAPHRNNNQSQQKSWTNSQKVNNTQQKPKGRKAKFNPNVSCTHCMKTGHVRAVCYRITEFSNDFQFTRSTQVKANAIIEGQDNDNGSTQSNDATPQT is encoded by the exons ATGGTGACTTCTTGGCTTCGGAATTCTTTATCCAAGGAGATAGGTGACAGTGTCATCTATTCAAAATctgtaaaagttttgtggaataGCCTTGAACACAGATTTGGACAAACTAATGGAGCCAAGTTGTACCAACTGCAAAAGAAAATATCAATGTTAATTCAAGGTAACAACACTATTGCTGGATATTTTACCACACTTAAGAAATTATGGAATGAACTTGATTCTCTCAACTCTGATCTG GCAAGAGGAAACATCCTTATGATGAATCCATTGCCTGGAATAGATTTTGCTTATTCTCTCCTTCTTCAAGATGAAAATCAAAGAGATATACATGCAAGACCACATTTCAATGCTGATGCTTCCTCATTCATGGTAGGAGTTCAAGGTAGGGCTCCACATAGAAACAACAATCAGTCACAACAAAAGTCATGGACTAACTCACAAAAGGTTAATAACACACAACAAAAACCTAAGGGAAGGAAAGCAAAATTTAATCCTAATGTGAGTTGTACACATTGCATGAAAACTGGGCATGTCAGGGCAGTCTGTTACAGGATAACtgagttttcaaatgatttccaATTTACCAGATCAACACAAGTCAAGGCTAATGCTATAATTGAGGGACAAGACAATGACAATGGGAGCACTCAGAGCAATGATGCAACACCTCAAACTTAG